The segment GTCGGATAATCCGCAATCAAATCTCTGCGTGGTGTGTATAAAGGTTCACGGTGTAGCGGCACACGGTCTGGGAACTCCCATACAATGGTACGAGCTTTCGCATTACCAAACGGAATACAGCCATGCTTGATCGCCACGCGCTGAATACCGCCAGACAAGTCGGTTTTCCAGTTTTTACCTTCCGCTTCTGCTTTCTCTTCAGGGGTAAGATCATCCCACCAACCAAGATGTTGCAGTAGCTTAGCGCTAAACTCTGGATATCCGTCTTCGATCTCACTTCCTTTTGAGAAGCTATCTTCAGCAAGTAAGTTCTTACCTTCGAACTCGACACCGTAACGAGCACGGAAATTACCGCCACCTTCTGCAACAGTTTTGGACGTGTCATAAAGAATATGAGTGCCTGGGTGTTTCATCTCTGGTGTGCCCCAACATGGCCAAGGCAAGCCGTAGGTTTCACCGTTCACTGGTCCACCCTCGGCTGAAAGCGTTGTTTTATGAAAGGTGTGCCAGTTTTGTTGATGCGCTTTCAAGCGTTCCGGACTTTGTCCTGTATAGCCAACCGTCCACATCCCTTTATTAAATTCACGAGTGATGTCTTCGATGACTGGTTGGTTATTTTCGACTTTAATGTGCTTAAACAGCTGATCTGCGAAACCCAGTTTGCTTGAAAGCAAATACATGATTTCGTGGTCTGGTTTCGAATCAAATAAAGGCTCAATGACTTGGTCACGCCACTGAATAGATCGGTTAGATGCAGTCACACTACCGTGAGTTTCGAACTGAGTTGTTGCTGGAAGAAGATAAACGCCATCTGTACGGTCGTTCATTACAGCCGCGACCGTTGGATATGGGTCGACAATGACCATCATGTCCAATTTCTTCATCGCTTTTCTCATTTCAACGCCACGAGTTTGCGAGTTTACAGCATGCCCCCAGTAGAACATGGCGCGAATGTTGTCGTTCTGCTCGATATTAGATTTGTCTTCGAGCACGCCATCAATCCAACGCGATACAGGAATACCCATATTATTCATTGGCTTGTGACCTCGATACTCTTTCTGGTCGAATCGATTTTTAATCCACTCGAAATCGACATCCCACACGCGAGCCCAATGCTTCCAAGAACCATCAAGTAAGCCGTAGTAACCCGGAAGAGTATGAGAAAGTACGCCTAGGTCGGTTGCACCTTGAACGTTATCGTGACCACGGAAGATATTTGCACCGCCACCAGATTTGCCTAGGTTTCCAAGAGCCAATTCGAGCACACAGTATGCACGAGTGTTGTTGTTACCTGTGGTGTGCTGAGTACCACCCATACACCAGACCACACAACCAGGACGGTTTTCTGATAGCAATTTCGCCGTGTGATAAACGTCTTCTTCGCTCACGCCCGTAACGCGCTCAACCTCTTTAGGGTTCCATTTCGCCACTTCAGAGCGAATTTCATCCATACCGAATACACGCTGACGAATGAATTCTTTATCTTCCCACTGGTTATTAAATATGTGCCATAGCAAACCCCAGATAAATGCCACGTCAGTACCTGGACGCAAAGCGACGAAATGATCCGCTTTTGCCGCAGTACGGGTACGTCTTGGGTCAGCGACAACAATCTTACAGTTGTTCTTTTCTTTGGCGATTAAGATATGTTGCATCGCCACTGGGTGAGCTTCCGCAGGGTTCGAACCAATGAACAGAATCGATTTGCTGTTATGCATATCGTTAAAAGAGTTGGTCATCGCCCCGTAGCCCCAAGTGTTTGCTACACCGGCTACTGTTGTCGAGTGACAAATACGCGCTTGGTGGTCAACGTTATTGGTGCCCCATAGCGAAGCCATTTTTCTGAACAAATACGCTTGTTCGTTGCTGTGTTTCGCGCTGCCAAGCCAGTAAACAGAATCAGGACCTGACTCTTCACGGATTTTCAGAACATTGTCGCCGATTTCGTTAATGGCTTGATCCCATGAGATCTTTT is part of the Vibrio diazotrophicus genome and harbors:
- a CDS encoding formate dehydrogenase subunit alpha, producing MRLTKRSDNVTKEKNQLGISRRAFMKNSSLAAGGAVVGASMFAPGMIKKAQAEEVDRNAKTEVKRTICSHCSVGCGIYAEVQNGVWTGQEPAFDHPFNAGGHCAKGAALREHGHGERRLKYPMKLENGKWKKISWDQAINEIGDNVLKIREESGPDSVYWLGSAKHSNEQAYLFRKMASLWGTNNVDHQARICHSTTVAGVANTWGYGAMTNSFNDMHNSKSILFIGSNPAEAHPVAMQHILIAKEKNNCKIVVADPRRTRTAAKADHFVALRPGTDVAFIWGLLWHIFNNQWEDKEFIRQRVFGMDEIRSEVAKWNPKEVERVTGVSEEDVYHTAKLLSENRPGCVVWCMGGTQHTTGNNNTRAYCVLELALGNLGKSGGGANIFRGHDNVQGATDLGVLSHTLPGYYGLLDGSWKHWARVWDVDFEWIKNRFDQKEYRGHKPMNNMGIPVSRWIDGVLEDKSNIEQNDNIRAMFYWGHAVNSQTRGVEMRKAMKKLDMMVIVDPYPTVAAVMNDRTDGVYLLPATTQFETHGSVTASNRSIQWRDQVIEPLFDSKPDHEIMYLLSSKLGFADQLFKHIKVENNQPVIEDITREFNKGMWTVGYTGQSPERLKAHQQNWHTFHKTTLSAEGGPVNGETYGLPWPCWGTPEMKHPGTHILYDTSKTVAEGGGNFRARYGVEFEGKNLLAEDSFSKGSEIEDGYPEFSAKLLQHLGWWDDLTPEEKAEAEGKNWKTDLSGGIQRVAIKHGCIPFGNAKARTIVWEFPDRVPLHREPLYTPRRDLIADYPTWDDAESIYRLPTLYKSIQDQDKSKEYPIILTSGRLVEYEGGGDETRSNPWLAELQQEMFVEVNPKDANDLGFKDGDMVWVEGAEKGRIHVKAMVTRRVRPGMAFIPFHFGGKFQGEDLRGRYPEGTQPYVVGESANIATTYGYDPTTQMQETKVTLCNIRKA